Proteins encoded together in one Corallococcus soli window:
- a CDS encoding M4 family metallopeptidase: MAHRLLKTIGAAWLGVALTACGTQGSTGEEAKAPEQEKSGEDIQSTLNALGGAQVVGVHADGIPDSIRGELGRAVGTLNTLSAGHQAVAAVAPAFRLKAEDLVLRRTNTDEQGNQHLRFTQMKNGLEVVGGELAVHVRPDGTVYAANGSARDGVSVSALPRIAATSAQQAALSATAGTELAVEGSPRLVYVRTEDGALRLAYEVTVTGRGAEAPIRDRVYVGGADGSIVLVAPQIHTALNRRVYSANNGSSTPGTLKRSEGQAAIGDSHVDVNYDMLGYTYDCYKTLFNRDSLDNAGAVLISTVHYGNNYVNAYWDGTQMVYGDGDGVNSIELGKDPDVTVHELTHAVTSKESNLTYSGQSGGLNEAMSDTFGAICESWKTGTWSTAQDIWLVGEDVWTPATANDALRYMDDPAKDGVSKDWAANVTSGTDVHYSSGVPNLAFALLSKGGVHPRGRSTINVPAIGVEKAARIWYKANTDIYTAGTTFLQAKTWTIQAASELGYDQATQDAVKAAWEAVGVGGVVVPPVTVPLTNNVAVTGISDSAGNARYYTLAVPAGATALTFVTSGGTGDVDLYVKFGSAPTTSVYDCRPYAGGNAETCTIPVAQAGTYHVMLNAYSNYSGVTLKGSYTGGGGPTGNVLQNNVPVTGISGASGSFATEWTTLDVPAGRAVTITTTGGTGDADLHVRFGASPTTTTYDCRPYASGNNETCSFPAKTTAGKYYVKLRGYSAYSGVTLKAVY; encoded by the coding sequence TTGGCTCATCGACTGTTGAAGACGATTGGCGCGGCTTGGCTCGGAGTGGCTCTGACGGCGTGCGGTACGCAGGGGTCCACCGGAGAGGAAGCAAAGGCGCCTGAGCAGGAGAAGTCGGGCGAGGACATCCAGAGCACGCTGAACGCGCTCGGCGGTGCCCAGGTCGTGGGCGTGCACGCCGACGGCATCCCGGACAGCATCCGGGGCGAGCTGGGCCGCGCGGTGGGGACGCTGAACACGCTGTCCGCGGGGCACCAGGCGGTCGCGGCGGTGGCGCCCGCGTTCCGGCTGAAGGCGGAGGACCTGGTCCTGCGCCGGACGAACACGGACGAGCAGGGCAACCAGCACCTGCGCTTCACGCAGATGAAGAACGGCCTGGAAGTGGTCGGCGGTGAGCTGGCGGTGCACGTGCGCCCGGACGGCACGGTGTACGCGGCCAACGGCTCGGCGCGCGACGGCGTCTCCGTCTCCGCCCTGCCGCGCATCGCGGCGACCTCCGCGCAGCAGGCGGCGCTGAGCGCGACGGCCGGCACGGAGCTGGCGGTGGAAGGCTCCCCCCGGCTGGTGTACGTGCGCACCGAGGACGGCGCGCTGCGCCTGGCCTACGAGGTGACGGTGACGGGTCGGGGCGCCGAAGCCCCCATCCGCGACCGCGTGTACGTGGGCGGCGCGGACGGCTCCATCGTCCTGGTCGCGCCGCAGATCCACACGGCGCTCAACCGCCGCGTGTACAGCGCGAACAACGGCAGCAGCACGCCGGGCACGCTCAAGCGCAGCGAGGGCCAGGCGGCCATCGGTGACTCGCACGTCGACGTCAACTACGACATGCTGGGCTACACCTACGACTGCTACAAGACGCTCTTCAACCGCGACTCGCTGGACAACGCGGGCGCCGTGCTCATCAGCACGGTTCACTACGGCAACAACTACGTGAACGCCTACTGGGACGGCACCCAGATGGTGTACGGCGACGGCGACGGCGTGAACTCCATCGAGCTGGGCAAGGACCCGGACGTCACGGTCCACGAGCTGACCCACGCCGTCACGTCGAAGGAGTCCAACCTCACGTACTCCGGCCAGTCCGGCGGCCTCAACGAGGCGATGTCCGACACGTTCGGCGCCATCTGCGAGAGCTGGAAGACGGGCACGTGGAGCACCGCGCAGGACATCTGGCTGGTGGGCGAGGACGTCTGGACGCCCGCGACGGCGAACGACGCGCTTCGCTACATGGATGACCCGGCGAAGGACGGCGTGTCCAAGGACTGGGCGGCCAACGTGACGTCCGGCACGGACGTGCACTACAGCTCCGGCGTGCCCAACCTGGCGTTCGCGCTGCTGTCCAAGGGCGGCGTGCACCCGCGTGGCCGCTCCACCATCAACGTGCCGGCCATCGGCGTCGAGAAGGCCGCGCGCATCTGGTACAAGGCCAACACGGACATCTACACGGCGGGCACCACGTTCCTGCAGGCGAAGACCTGGACCATCCAGGCCGCCTCGGAGCTGGGCTACGACCAGGCGACCCAGGACGCGGTGAAGGCCGCCTGGGAAGCGGTGGGCGTGGGCGGCGTGGTGGTGCCCCCGGTCACCGTTCCGCTGACCAACAACGTGGCGGTGACGGGCATCTCCGACAGCGCCGGCAACGCGCGCTACTACACGCTGGCCGTTCCCGCGGGCGCCACGGCGCTGACGTTCGTCACCTCCGGTGGCACGGGTGACGTGGACCTGTACGTCAAGTTCGGCTCCGCGCCGACGACGTCCGTGTACGACTGCCGTCCGTACGCCGGTGGCAACGCGGAGACGTGCACCATCCCGGTTGCGCAGGCTGGCACCTACCATGTGATGCTCAACGCCTACTCGAACTACTCGGGCGTGACGCTGAAGGGCAGCTACACGGGCGGTGGCGGACCCACGGGCAACGTGCTGCAGAACAACGTGCCGGTGACGGGCATCTCCGGCGCCTCCGGCTCGTTCGCCACGGAGTGGACCACGCTGGACGTGCCGGCCGGTCGTGCGGTCACCATCACCACCACGGGTGGCACGGGTGACGCGGACCTGCACGTGCGCTTCGGCGCCTCGCCGACGACCACCACGTACGACTGCCGTCCGTACGCCAGCG